DNA from Ancylothrix sp. D3o:
AAGTTCATCAATGTACTCAACTAAATTGGGTGCAGACAGTTGTTTGCTAGATAAATTCACATTCACCGTCAGATCCGAAGCCTGTGGATATTCTTGTTGCCATAAACGCAATTGCCGGCAAGCCTCCCGCAATACCCAAGCACCCAAAGGTACAATCAAACCAGTATCTTCTGCAACCGGGATAAACTCCGTCGGCGCAATAAACCCCCGCGTTGCGTGACACCAGCGCAACAAAGCCTCAAAACCCGTCAACCGGCCCGTTTCCAAACAAATAATAGGCTGATAATAAAGCAAAAAAGCGTTTTCTCTCTCATCAGCCGCCCCTATTTTTTCCACAGCCCGCCGCAGTTCCGTTTCCAGCGCCAAACGGCCCACAGCCGCCGCGTGCATTGCCCCATTAAACAATTCATGCCGTGCTCGACCCAAACTTTTCGCCCGATACATAGCCGTGTCTGCATCCCGCAACAAATCTTCTGGCCGGTCGTAAGGACACGCTGCACCAGAAACATCTAAGGGAAGGGAAGTTAATTCAGCAAGACGAATGATCGCTTTTTCCCCAGCTTGAAAAGAGAGCGATGTCGAGTCAACTCTGACACTGCTGGCGGCGATGCCAATACTCACAGTAGTGTACACTTCATAACCATTAAGGTTGAAAGGCGACTTCAGGCAGCTGTGGATTTGTTCAGCCACAGAATTTGCATACTCTATATCGGCAATATTGTCAAGTAAAATAGCAAATTCATCACCGCCCAGACGAGCCACACTATCGCTATCTCTCAAAAAAGTTTGCAATTGTTGGGCTAAAGCCACCAGCAGCCGGTCGCCGATGCTGTGTCCTAGACTATCGTTGATTAGTTTAAAGCGGTCTAAGTCTAAAAATAAAACGGCGTATTGATAATCGGGTTGTTGTTTCGCCCGCTCTACCGCTTCTCCCAAAAGGCGGGTAAACAAAGCACGATTTGGCAGGCCGGTCAGTTCATCGTGATAAGCCGCGTGCCACAGTTGTTCAGAGAAACGTTTACGTTCTGTAAAATCGCGGGTGACTACAGAAAAACCTTCTAAGTATCCATATTTATCTCGCAAGGCGGTAATCACTACATCAGCCCAAAACTGGGAACCGTCGCGGCGCACATACCAGCCTTCGAGTTCCAGCCGGCCATCGAGCGATGCTTTTCTTAGCGCTTTCCAGGGCGTTTCTTGTTGAATTTCCGCTGGGTTATAAAAGCAAGAATAATGCTGACCAATTATCTCGCTGCGTCCGTAGCCTGTTATGCTTTCCGCACCGGCATTCCAGCTTTCTACCATTCCCAAGGCATCTAGGGTAAAAATTGCATAGTCTTTGACGCTTTCTATCAACAAGCGGAACCGTTCTCTCTCTTGATAAAGCGCTTCTTCGGCTTTTCTGCGCTCGGTGATATCATGGCAGCAATAAAGCACTGTTCCTTCAAGGATGCTGACGCGCTTAACGTTAATTAAGACGAAACGCCGTTTACCGCTTTTGTCTCGAATGGCGCGTTCGATATTTTTAATTTCGCCTACTTTTTCGAGTTCGCTTGGCTGGAATAAATTAACTCCTAACAATTTAGAAATTTTGCCTAAAGCTTTGATTTCTTGGGGAGAATAACCAAAAAAGGCTTGCACGTTCGGGCAAATAAAGGTAAAGTTTCCCAAATCATCGGTGACAAATACGGCTTCTGTAATGTGGGCGAGTGTGATGCGGTGCAGTTCTTCTGAGGCTTTCAGGGCTAACAGTGCCGGTGTGGCGAAGTTGCTAGGCGCCGGTGCGGGAATAACTATGCTGATCAGCCTTGTGTCTTCATCGAGCAAGCGTGTCTCCTCAATTTGCAGGTCGATGATTTCTCCGGTTTTTTTCCGCAGTTTGATCGTCTGTTCTTCTTCAAAAGCTTCTGTTAGGCTGTTTGAAGTTAGAAAATCCAACTCGTTCTCGGTTGTTTCTAACAAAGTTAATGCCGTAGTCGCTAGGGCTAGAGTTCCGCTGTCGCAAACGCTATCGGATTTTTTAGGGTTCACCGGCTTTTCTGTGGGCCACCAGTCAGCCGTTTTTTCTTCGATCACAAAACGTCCCAGGAGTTCTTCGGGCGTGTAACCCAATATCTGGCACAGGGGACGGTTGATGTATTTTATGGTGCCGGTGTTATCGACAATCAGCAATCCTTGGTTCATCCGTTCTTTGGCCGGTGGCATTCCTTCTATGATTGTCAAGTCAGGTTTTTTGCAGCAGTTGTGCTGCTTCTACATCTAACTTCTGCCTAGTCTAGTTGGCAAGGGCAATGGATAAAGCGATGATTTTTTTTAGTCACAGGTTTGCTGCTAAACTATCACCCCGCTCGCTTGCAATGCTTGGATCTTAAGGTTGGTATTTTATAAATTTTCTCCGTTT
Protein-coding regions in this window:
- a CDS encoding bifunctional diguanylate cyclase/phosphodiesterase; translated protein: MTIIEGMPPAKERMNQGLLIVDNTGTIKYINRPLCQILGYTPEELLGRFVIEEKTADWWPTEKPVNPKKSDSVCDSGTLALATTALTLLETTENELDFLTSNSLTEAFEEEQTIKLRKKTGEIIDLQIEETRLLDEDTRLISIVIPAPAPSNFATPALLALKASEELHRITLAHITEAVFVTDDLGNFTFICPNVQAFFGYSPQEIKALGKISKLLGVNLFQPSELEKVGEIKNIERAIRDKSGKRRFVLINVKRVSILEGTVLYCCHDITERRKAEEALYQERERFRLLIESVKDYAIFTLDALGMVESWNAGAESITGYGRSEIIGQHYSCFYNPAEIQQETPWKALRKASLDGRLELEGWYVRRDGSQFWADVVITALRDKYGYLEGFSVVTRDFTERKRFSEQLWHAAYHDELTGLPNRALFTRLLGEAVERAKQQPDYQYAVLFLDLDRFKLINDSLGHSIGDRLLVALAQQLQTFLRDSDSVARLGGDEFAILLDNIADIEYANSVAEQIHSCLKSPFNLNGYEVYTTVSIGIAASSVRVDSTSLSFQAGEKAIIRLAELTSLPLDVSGAACPYDRPEDLLRDADTAMYRAKSLGRARHELFNGAMHAAAVGRLALETELRRAVEKIGAADERENAFLLYYQPIICLETGRLTGFEALLRWCHATRGFIAPTEFIPVAEDTGLIVPLGAWVLREACRQLRLWQQEYPQASDLTVNVNLSSKQLSAPNLVEYIDELLEETSLNAACLKLEITETMLMENSVMALEVLEEFKARSIKFAIDDFGTGYSSLSYLHKLPVSTLKIDRSFVCRLGTEDENSEIVQAIITLAKNLGVDVVAEGIETPEQLRELLRLKCRYAQGYFFAKPLCPEGALALITSMRQWDLNF